One Zeugodacus cucurbitae isolate PBARC_wt_2022May chromosome 3, idZeuCucr1.2, whole genome shotgun sequence genomic region harbors:
- the LOC105220200 gene encoding 1-acyl-sn-glycerol-3-phosphate acyltransferase alpha: MGCVCEMIGLACILALILSFSSKAPYQLKMATFMIGSGAIVLICIPLMIFRPRDYRNAFIPAWGCRQLCKALGVTMEVRGLENIRTKHGAVVLINHQSFLDLCGLAYLWPVIGRATVVSKKEVLFFPFFGFGAWLWGTLFINRSSKKDSINTLQKESRAIQERNCKLLFFPEGTRNTKETLLPFKKGPFHIALQSQCPIQPVVISKYYFLNGEKKSFRPGHAIIYILPEIHTAGSGVEDMDNIIQNTRNTMDIEYKKLSQEIRRRGH, encoded by the exons ATGGGTTGTGTGTGCGAAATGATTGGCCTTGCCTGTATTTTGGCGCTCATCCTCAGTTTTTCCTCCAAAGCGCCGTACCAACTTAAAATGGCTACTTTCATGATTGGATCTGGTGCTATCGTACTTATTTGCATACCCCTTATGATATTTAGACCACGGGACTATCGAAATGCTTT CATTCCTGCTTGGGGCTGTCGACAGCTTTGCAAAGCACTCGGCGTGACAATGGAGGTTCGAGGTCTGGAAAATATTCGGACGAAACATGGTGCGGTAGTGCTTATCAATCATCAAAGTTTTCTTGATTTGTGCG GCTTAGCATATTTATGGCCAGTCATTGGACGAGCAACGGTAGTGTCGAAAAAAGAAGTTCTGTTCTTTCCATTCTTTGGGTTCGGAGCTTGGCTTTGGGGCACGCTGTTCATAAATCGCTCCAGCAAGAAAGATTCCATCAATACATTACAGAAAGAGTCCAGGGCTATCCAAGAACGAAATTGTAAACTATTGTTTTTCCCGGAAGGCACACGCAATACTAAAGAAACattgctgccattcaaaaaagGTCCCTTCCATATTGCTCTTCAAAGTCAGTGTCCTATCCAACCGGTTGTTatatctaaatattattttctaaatggTGAAAAGAAATCATTCCGTCCAGGACATGCCATCATTTACATCTTACCTGAAATTCACACCGCTGGATCCGGTGTGGAGGATATGgataatattattcaaaacaCTAGAAACACCATGGATattgagtataaaaaattaagtcagGAAATACGAAGGCGTGGCCATTAA